CTAGCTTCGTTGTATTTGTCAATGATCCGGAATTAATGCATTTCTCTTATAAAAGATTTTTAGAAAACAAAATTAGAGACGCTTTTGATTTTACAGGAACACCAATTAAATTATTTGCACGACAGAGACGATAAAGGGGAGATAGATGATGAGTAAGGTTGTAGTACTTGGTGCAGGAAGCTGGGGTACAGCACTTGCAATTGCCTTAGCTGATAACGGCCATGAAGTGCGCATGTGGGCACACCGAAAAGAACATGTAGATGAAATAAACCGGACGCATCGGAATGATAAATATCTGGATGTCGATATTCCAGATAAAATTACTGCATTTCACGATATGGAAGCAGCAACGAAGGATGCAGATGCAGTGATTGTCGTTGTGCCGACCAAGGCTATACGTGAGGTTTGCCGGCAGCTTAAAAATGATATTACGTCAAGTACGCAAATTATTCATGCAACCAAAGGAATTGAACCCGGTACTTTAAAACGCGTATCTGAAATGATTGCTGAGGAAATACCGGATTTCCCTTATGAGAATATTGTTGTTTTATCCGGACCAAGTCATGCAGAAGAAGTAGCACTGCGTCATCCGACAACCGTATCTGCATCAGCAATTAATCTCGACAGTGCACGTCAGGCTCAGGATTTATTCAACAGTGAACATTTACGTGTCTATACGAGTGATGACATCGTGGGAATCGAAGTAGGCGGGGCGCTCAAAAATATCATTGCTTTAGGGGCAGGTATTTCAGACGGTCTTGGTTACGGCGATAATGCAAAAGCTGCACTAATCACACGTGGTCTGGCTGAAATTGCCCGTCTTGGCACAACACTCGGAGCAAATCCATTAAGTTTCCTTGGTCTGTCTGGTGTAGGTGATTTAATCGTTACTTGCACAAGTGCGCACAGCAGAAACTGGCGGGCAGGGAACCTGTTAGGTAAAGGGATGAACCTGGATCAAGTACTAGAGGAAATGGGAATGGTTGTAGAAGGGGTACGCACGGTCCAAGCAGCACATCAATTTGCAAAAGAACAAGGTGTGGAAATGCCGATTACCCAAGGGATTCATCAAGTACTTTTTGAAGATAAAGCTCCAAAAGACGTGGTAGATGAATTAATGAACCGCTCCAAGCGTCAAGAAATAGATGATATAAGCAATCTTTTAAAAGAACGTTATTCAGATAAGTAACACATTGTTATCCTCCCGGCATATACTGTGATGAATGAAATGCAAGGAGGAAACCATGTGAATAATTTTCAAAAAGGTATGTTTGATAAAATACAGAAGAACTCCAACATTAATCCTGAGGAAGTATACAAAGTAGCTGATTCGGTAAAGCATGCTGATTTTTCGGATGAAAAAACCGTCCGGAATCTTGTTAAGCAGCTCTCAACAATGGCGAATAAACCCCTTTCCAAGGAACAAGAAGACAAAATTGTAAAATCCGTGGTTAACGGCAAAATGCCTGGAGATGCAAATTCTTTAAATAAATTATTTAGAAAATAGGGTTTTATAGGCGGTTGAGTATACGGATTTTCAAAATAATGCATAAGATAAATCGCACCAGCATTCAAGGAATAGAGTTGCTGAGGATTTTATTTAGTCAGCCTATGGTGAAGTTACCCCCTTTGCCATAGGTTTTTTAATATCTAGGGAATTATAAAAAATTTACTTGTGGATAACTGTTTGCCTCTAAACGCCATGTCCAGTTACAAGCGCCAAAAACCCGTCACTGCATGAAGAATGGCATTTTATATTTTTCAATGTTTCGTCAGTTATCCGGAAGCATATTGCGCAAAAATTATGTTATAATAGCGTCTGTTGAATGTATTTTGATTGAAATAGGGGGGAAAGCTTTGTCAGTATCCATGTTAATGATGTACATATCTTTTGTAGGCATGTTTTTATTAATCTTAGCTACCGGCCTGATTGTTTGGAGCAGAACGAAGCTGCGGGGCTGGTTTGGCGGTATCGTTACGTTGTTAGCGTACATAAGTCTCGTCAGCGGAGCTTTGATTATTTTATATGTTACATTTAGCGGACCAACCAGATAGGAAAGGGAGTTTCATGATGAAATATACATATTTATTGGCAATACCTTGTTTTCTCCTGCTCTTAAGCGGCTGCATGTATCCGCAAAGTGAACAGTCGGAAAATCAGGTTCCGAATGAAGAGCAATTAGCTGTTGTCCAGCAGGCCGTTGAAACCTATAGAGAAGGAGAAGATGGTTTAGTGCCAATCCAGACCAAAGACAGCGAAACACATATCTATGAAAAATATTTAATCGATTTCAGACCGATGCTGGAGAAAGGGTATCTTTCAGAAATACCGGGAAATGCTTTTGAGGAAGGCGGTGTCTATCAATATACCATTGTTGATCCGGAAGGAGACCTCAAAGTCAGGCTAATTGATTTACAAGCTACGGAGCAGTTACGGAGCGTCAACGTACGATTGGACACGTATAGACAAGAGCATACGTATCCGGCATTCGGGCAGAAAATTACCGATCAAATATATACAGTAGATTATGAAAAACTTGGTTTACAAGAAGCGCCAACCGTAAAAAGTCCTTTTACACAAGCTGATTTACCAATTGTAATGGATTTAGACGGAAATCTATACATTGATTATGCTTATGATTTGAATCAGGCGCTGGAGGAAACAGATGATGATTATGAAGAAGGCGAAGATATCCGTCACCTTTTAGTAGATGACTCACCATTTGTCCCTGCGTATTCCATGCCATATACCGTAGAAGATGGACAAGCAGTATTTATGGAAGAAGAATAAACGCAAAGCCGTACAATGGATTGTACGGCTTTTTTAATGCATGTAAACAAAACAGAATAATTCAATTTATGCTGCATACACATGAAATATAAGGTTTGTTTTATCTGATACAGATAAAATATGTGAAACCAGTCATAATCCATTAGGACAACGTCATAGACTGATAGTGTCCAATTATTACGGGTGATGTATATCAAAGTACGGAGATCGGGAGGGGATCTTTTGGAAAAAACAGATATTTTTAAGGATATATCGAAACGTACAAATGGCGACATATATCTTGGAATCGTCGGAGCAGTCCGTACAGGAAAGTCCACCTTTATTAAGAAATTCATGGAGTTAGTTGTACTTCCTAATATTGAAAGTGAAAGTGAAAAAGCAAGAGCACACGATGAATTACCACAAAGTGCTGCTGGAAAAACCATTATGACGACAGAACCAAAGTTTGTTCCGAACCAAGCTGTTCAAGTCAATGTCGAAGATGGATTAGATGTAAACGTCCGCCTCGTTGACTGTGTCGGATATGCTGTAGAAGGTGCGAAAGGGTTTGAAGACGAAAATGGGCCACGTATGATTCATACACCATGGTATGAGGACCCAATCCCATTTCACGATGCAGCAGAAATTGGAACGCGGAAAGTCATTCAGGAACACTCAACCATCGGCGTTGTCGTAACTACAGACGGTTCTATCGGGGAAATCGATAGAGAAGATTATGTGGAAGCAGAGACAAGGGTGATTGAAGAGTTAAAAGAAGTTGGTAAACCTTTTATTATGGTGATTAATTCAACAGAACCGCAGAGTCAAAGAACTTCCATGCTTCGGGAAGAATTGATTCAGGAACACGATATTCCAGTGTTAGCCATGAGCGTAGAAACAATGACGGAACATGATGTTTATAGTGTATTGCGCGAAGCATTATTTGAATTCCCGGTACTTGAAGTAAATGTGAACCTGCCCAGCTGGGTGATGGTATTAAAAGAAAATCACTGGCTTCGTCAGAATTACCAGGAAGCCATTCAAGATACAGTGAAGGATATCAAACGTTTGCGTGATGTGGACCATATTGTTGGTTATTTCAGGGATTACGAATATATTGATGGGGCTAACCTAGCCGGTATGGAAATGGGAGAAGGCATTGCTGAAATTGATTTACATGCTCCCGACCAATTATATGATCATGTTCTAAAAGAAATTGTCGGAGAAGAAATTCGCGGTAAAGACCATTTACTAGAATTGATGCAAGACTTTGCCTATGCAAAACGGGAATACGATCAGGTTTCCGGGGCATTGCAAATGGTAAAACAAACTGGTTATGGTATTGCTGCACCAAGTTTAGAAGATATGCAGCTGGATGAACCGGAAATCATCCGGCAGGGCTCCAGATTTGGTGTTCGATTAAAAGCGGTTGCACCGTCTATTCATATGATTCGGGTCGAAGTGGAATCGGAATTTTCCCCGATTATCGGAACCGAAAAACAAAGTGAAGAGCTGGTCCGTTACCTGATGCAGGATTTTGAAGAAGATCCGCTATCGATTTGGGAATCTGATATTTTTGGCAGGTCGCTCAGTTCGATTGTCAGAGAAGGTATTCAGGGTAAAATCTCTTTAATGCCGGAAAATGCAAGATATAAATTAAAAGATACGCTGGAGAGAATTATTAACGAAGGATCAGGCGGTTTAATCGCTATTATATTATAAAAGAATACATCCTGGATAAGCAGCTAAAAAATAGCTGTTTATTTTTTTGTCTGCATTCCCTGATACCTCATTTTTGATAGCTTTCAAGCAAAAATAAGACAAATGACAGGTTTTCTAAGAAAATATTTTTCTAGAACGGCAAAAAAAACCGGTAAACACCGTATAGATTTATGGAAAGGTGACAATGCTTGTTCCATAAGAGTTTAGCCTGCTTCGCTTCAGAAAAAGGAAATTTCATGTAAAATCTCAATAAATTCTAGAGAAATCGATAGTTTTTGTTGAATTTTATTTAAAACTCGTTTATTATAAGCCTTGTCATCACATATTAGGGTGACTTTGATGAAAAAGACCATGGATAGACAGACGGTGTCCGTCTATTTGTCTAAAGAACATCCTGGGAGGAGGTGAATGTCATGAATAAAACAGATTTAGTAAATGCTGTGGCTGAAAAAAGCGATCTTTCTAAAAAGGATGCAACAAAAGCTGTAGATGCAGTATTTGATGCAGTCATGGATTCACTTAAAGACGGTGAAAAAGTACAACTAATCGGTTTTGGTAACTTTGAAGTACGTGAACGTTCTGCACGTAAAGGACGCAATCCGCAAACAGGAGAAGAAATCGAAATTCCTGCAAGCAAAGTTCCTGCTTTCAAACCAGGTAAAGCTCTTAAGGATAGTGTAAAATAATCTTTTACATATCCGAACCGGAGTGTACAAAAGGGAGGGGCACGTTCATAAACGTGTCCCTTTCCTTGTTTTTGAACAACCTTTTAAAGGAATTGGTCTCAATAACAGCTAATTTATCCAACACAAATATAACGGAGTGCAGACACCTCTCAATGAATCGTGTGTTACTTAAAAACAATCAAATAGTTACAATTAAGGAGGACGAACGGATGGACGGTCAAAACACAACAGCAGATTATTTTGTTATCAAAGCGTTAGAAGACGGGGTTCATGTTATCGGGTTAACTCGTGGCAGCGATACAAAATTCCATCATTCGGAAAAACTGGATCAAGGGGAAATTATGATTGCGCAATTCACAGAGCATACTTCTGCTATTAAAGTCCGCGGGAAAGCACTTATCCAGACAAGTCACGGTGAAATAAAAAATGAATAAGCAGAATTTCCTTCAGCCGGATGCAACTCATTAGGAGACTAACGGCGATTCACCCTGCCGAAAAAGAATGAACACTGCGATTACTTAACCCTCTACAGCCCGTCGCAGCGGGAACTATAAAACATAATTATCATTCATTCATCCAACCTGGATTTTGATGAAAAGCCTGAAATAAGGGGTTTTATTTTTTACACACGTGCGATAATAGAATAATTTCTTTCATTTTTATAACGTGTAAAATGTGCTATAATAGCTAAAGCGAAGAAAGGCTGAAAGGATTCAGGTGATAGTGTTGACTACATTTATTAGAACAGATAGAGGTTATAGAAAAATACTGGAAAATAAATTGTATGATTCATACATTCATAAGCATATACATTATCCAGTTATCGATGAGGAAAAATGGAATTTATTACTTTTTCTTGTTGAACAACATAAATCATTGACTCCCTTGCAGCGTGAAAAGTATATTATTTCAACGATGCTTGTTCAAATTGCCTTGGATACGCATGATTTTGTTTCCATTAAACAAAGAGCCGATACGGAAAATGAAATGATTAAAAAACAACTTCAGGTTCTTTCAGGGGACTACTACAGCGGATTATATTATTTATTATTGGCAGAAGCAGGCGAGATTCCGTTTATTCAGACACTCGCAAATGCCATCCGTGAAATAAATGAGTTGAAAGTGACTTTATATTATGAAGAGCAATTACCACTTGAAACATGGTTACAGATAAAAATGAAATTAAATGCATCATTACTTGTACATGTGGCGACATATCTGTATGGTGCTGAATTAGAATCCATTATCCAAAACTGGCTAATGTACCGTCGTTTAGACACGGAAGAGGCTGATTATGGCTATTCTTTGTTGCGTACAGAATGGGAAGCACATCATAACAAAGCAACTTCTATGCCTCTGATTGATGGTAAATTGATCCGGGATTATGGAAAAGCTGTCTATCATGCTATTTCCCAGTTATCCGAATCTAATTTGTTTATGAAACAGTTCATTTATTCTCAGGAAAAGAATGAACTGAGAACGTCAAGACTTTAAAAGGAAGTGTAATGCATAATGGGTTATTCATCAAAAGAAGAACGTGTCCATCACGTTTTTGAGAATATATATAAAAACTACGACGCGATGAATTCTGTGATTTCGTTTAAACAGCATATATTATGGCGTGAAGATGTCATGAAACGGATGCATGTATCACCGGGAGACAGCGCATTAGATGTATGCTGCGGTACGGGAGACTGGTCCATTTCTTTAGCAAAAGCCGTCGGTCCGGATGGGAAAGTAATCGGTCTGGATTTCAGCGAAAATATGCTGTCTATCGCGAAAGAAAAAGGAAATCGGGAACAGTTGGATGCAATCGAATGGATGCATGGCAATGCAATGGAGCTTCCTTTTGAAGACAATCAATTTGATTACGTAACCATCGGATTCGGTTTACGGAATGTACCGGATTATATGGCCGTTTTAAAAGAAATGTACCGGGTAGTAAAACCGGGAGGGCAGGTTGTTTGTCTCGAGACATCACAGCCTACTTTGATAGGCTATCGACAACTTTATTATTTTTATTTCCAATTTATCATGCCATTACTTGGGAAAATATTTGCCAAGAGTTATCAGGAATATTCCTGGCTGCAGGAATCTGCAAAAGATTTCCCGGGCAAAGACCAATTGAAACAAATGTTTTTTGATGCAGGCTTCAAGTTTGTTGATGTCAAAACGTATGCCGGCGGTGGTGCTGCCATGCACATGGGGCATAAATCTTAAATGAAGAATGAATTTACTAGTAAAATAAGGTGACGTACATGAGACTACCAAAGATTTATGGTTTTTTAACAAAAGATATGGACGCTATTGAAAAAACTTTACAGCAGAGTATTCAGGCTGAACATCCCATACTTCGAGACGCTTCAACAGCACTTTTGAAAGCAGGGGGAAAACGAATTCGTCCTGTTTTTGTTTTGCTTTCATGTCAATTAGGGAATTATGATTCCCAAAAAATACAAAAAGTGGCTGTCACGTTGGAACTGATTCATATGGCAACGCTTGTTCATGACGACGTGATTGATGAGGCAGAACTCCGTCGCGGAAAACCGACAACCGCT
The nucleotide sequence above comes from Oceanobacillus timonensis. Encoded proteins:
- the mtrB gene encoding trp RNA-binding attenuation protein MtrB; the encoded protein is MDGQNTTADYFVIKALEDGVHVIGLTRGSDTKFHHSEKLDQGEIMIAQFTEHTSAIKVRGKALIQTSHGEIKNE
- a CDS encoding DUF2768 domain-containing protein, whose translation is MSVSMLMMYISFVGMFLLILATGLIVWSRTKLRGWFGGIVTLLAYISLVSGALIILYVTFSGPTR
- a CDS encoding heptaprenyl diphosphate synthase component 1, whose amino-acid sequence is MLTTFIRTDRGYRKILENKLYDSYIHKHIHYPVIDEEKWNLLLFLVEQHKSLTPLQREKYIISTMLVQIALDTHDFVSIKQRADTENEMIKKQLQVLSGDYYSGLYYLLLAEAGEIPFIQTLANAIREINELKVTLYYEEQLPLETWLQIKMKLNASLLVHVATYLYGAELESIIQNWLMYRRLDTEEADYGYSLLRTEWEAHHNKATSMPLIDGKLIRDYGKAVYHAISQLSESNLFMKQFIYSQEKNELRTSRL
- a CDS encoding stage VI sporulation protein F, with amino-acid sequence MNNFQKGMFDKIQKNSNINPEEVYKVADSVKHADFSDEKTVRNLVKQLSTMANKPLSKEQEDKIVKSVVNGKMPGDANSLNKLFRK
- a CDS encoding NAD(P)H-dependent glycerol-3-phosphate dehydrogenase, with protein sequence MSKVVVLGAGSWGTALAIALADNGHEVRMWAHRKEHVDEINRTHRNDKYLDVDIPDKITAFHDMEAATKDADAVIVVVPTKAIREVCRQLKNDITSSTQIIHATKGIEPGTLKRVSEMIAEEIPDFPYENIVVLSGPSHAEEVALRHPTTVSASAINLDSARQAQDLFNSEHLRVYTSDDIVGIEVGGALKNIIALGAGISDGLGYGDNAKAALITRGLAEIARLGTTLGANPLSFLGLSGVGDLIVTCTSAHSRNWRAGNLLGKGMNLDQVLEEMGMVVEGVRTVQAAHQFAKEQGVEMPITQGIHQVLFEDKAPKDVVDELMNRSKRQEIDDISNLLKERYSDK
- a CDS encoding HU family DNA-binding protein codes for the protein MNKTDLVNAVAEKSDLSKKDATKAVDAVFDAVMDSLKDGEKVQLIGFGNFEVRERSARKGRNPQTGEEIEIPASKVPAFKPGKALKDSVK
- the spoIVA gene encoding stage IV sporulation protein A → MEKTDIFKDISKRTNGDIYLGIVGAVRTGKSTFIKKFMELVVLPNIESESEKARAHDELPQSAAGKTIMTTEPKFVPNQAVQVNVEDGLDVNVRLVDCVGYAVEGAKGFEDENGPRMIHTPWYEDPIPFHDAAEIGTRKVIQEHSTIGVVVTTDGSIGEIDREDYVEAETRVIEELKEVGKPFIMVINSTEPQSQRTSMLREELIQEHDIPVLAMSVETMTEHDVYSVLREALFEFPVLEVNVNLPSWVMVLKENHWLRQNYQEAIQDTVKDIKRLRDVDHIVGYFRDYEYIDGANLAGMEMGEGIAEIDLHAPDQLYDHVLKEIVGEEIRGKDHLLELMQDFAYAKREYDQVSGALQMVKQTGYGIAAPSLEDMQLDEPEIIRQGSRFGVRLKAVAPSIHMIRVEVESEFSPIIGTEKQSEELVRYLMQDFEEDPLSIWESDIFGRSLSSIVREGIQGKISLMPENARYKLKDTLERIINEGSGGLIAIIL
- the menG gene encoding demethylmenaquinone methyltransferase translates to MGYSSKEERVHHVFENIYKNYDAMNSVISFKQHILWREDVMKRMHVSPGDSALDVCCGTGDWSISLAKAVGPDGKVIGLDFSENMLSIAKEKGNREQLDAIEWMHGNAMELPFEDNQFDYVTIGFGLRNVPDYMAVLKEMYRVVKPGGQVVCLETSQPTLIGYRQLYYFYFQFIMPLLGKIFAKSYQEYSWLQESAKDFPGKDQLKQMFFDAGFKFVDVKTYAGGGAAMHMGHKS